A section of the Sebastes fasciatus isolate fSebFas1 chromosome 5, fSebFas1.pri, whole genome shotgun sequence genome encodes:
- the her6 gene encoding hairy-related 6 yields MPADMMEKTSSSPVAATPASMNTTPDKPKTASEHRKSSKPIMEKRRRARINESLGQLKTLILDALKKDSSRHSKLEKADILEMTVKHLRNLQRAQMTAALNTDPTVLGKYRAGFSECMNEVTRFLSTCEGVNTEVRTRLLGHLASCMTQINAMNYPSQQHQHQHQLAQSTGGPTHPSFGQSMVQIPGSSPQVLPMKGGSSPASLPSDATKVYGGFQIVPATDGQFAFLIPNAAFAPNGPVIPVYANNNVGTPVPLPAAVSPGAPSGNSDSVWRPW; encoded by the exons ATGCCTGCCGATATGATGGAAaagacctcctcctctccggtcGCTGCAACACCGGCGAGCATGAACACAACTCCGGATAAACCCAAGACAGCCTCGGAGCACAGAAAG TCATCCAAGCCAATAAtggaaaagaggagaagagCCAGAATCAACGAGAGCTTGGGGCAGCTGAAAACTCTTATCCTGGATGCGCTCAAGAAAGAT AGCTCCAGACACTCTAAGCTGGAGAAGGCGGACATCCTGGAGATGACTGTGAAGCATCTCCGGAACCTCCAGAGGGCTCAGATGACCG CTGCTCTGAACACAGACCCCACCGTCTTGGGAAAATACCGCGCTGGTTTCAGCGAGTGCATGAATGAAGTCACCCGGTTCCTGTCAACCTGTGAAGGCGTCAACACCGAGGTGAGGACGCGGCTGCTCGGCCACTTGGCCAGCTGCATGACGCAGATCAACGCCATGAACTACCCGAGccagcagcatcagcaccagcaccagctggCACAATCCACAGGCGGACCGACACACCCGTCCTTCGGCCAGTCCATGGTGCAGATCCCCGGCTCGTCTCCGCAGGTGCTGCCCATGAAAGGAGGCTCGTCTCCGGCTAGTTTACCATCGGACGCCACCAAAGTGTACGGAGGTTTCCAGATCGTGCCTGCAACAGACGGACAGTTCGCGTTCCTCATACCTAACGCGGCGTTTGCGCCAAACGGTCCCGTTATCCCGGTGTACGCCAACAACAACGTGGGCACGCCGGTGCCTCTACCGGCTGCAGTTTCACCCGGAGCTCCGTCAGGCAACTCGGACTCGGTGTGGAGACCCTGGTGA